Proteins from one Longimicrobiaceae bacterium genomic window:
- a CDS encoding MoxR family ATPase, translating into MIPTVPSPPAATPGVRSDLLQRIAREMGKRVVGQDYMIERLLIGLLTGGHVLFEGLPGLAKTLAVKTLAETIHTTFARIQFTPDLLPADVVGTTIYNQRTGEFVPHRGPIFANIVLADEVNRAPAKVQAALLEAMQEKQVTIGGETYPLPQPFLVLATQNPIEQVGTYPLPEAQVDRFMLKVRVGYPTRDEEKEILRRISGGNDIPISPVATPEEILQARQVIAGLYLDDKIADYIVDLVSATRDPKAHGAAELAPLIEFGGSPRATIALAVCARAHAFLRGRTYVAPEDVKAIGPDVLRHRVVTTYEAEAEEITSDDVVARIFELVPVP; encoded by the coding sequence ATGATTCCGACCGTGCCGTCCCCGCCCGCCGCCACGCCGGGCGTGCGCAGCGACCTGCTCCAGCGCATCGCCCGCGAGATGGGCAAGCGCGTGGTGGGGCAGGACTACATGATCGAGCGGCTGCTCATCGGCCTGCTCACCGGCGGGCACGTGCTGTTCGAGGGGCTGCCCGGCCTGGCGAAGACGCTGGCGGTGAAGACGCTGGCGGAGACGATCCACACCACCTTCGCCCGCATCCAGTTCACGCCCGACCTGCTGCCGGCCGATGTGGTGGGGACGACCATCTACAACCAGCGCACGGGCGAGTTCGTGCCGCACCGGGGCCCCATCTTCGCCAACATCGTGCTGGCTGACGAGGTGAACCGCGCCCCGGCCAAGGTGCAGGCGGCGCTGCTGGAGGCCATGCAGGAGAAGCAGGTCACCATCGGCGGCGAGACGTATCCGCTGCCGCAGCCGTTCCTGGTGCTCGCCACGCAAAACCCCATCGAGCAGGTGGGCACGTACCCGCTGCCCGAGGCGCAGGTCGACCGCTTCATGCTCAAGGTGCGCGTGGGCTATCCCACGCGCGACGAGGAGAAGGAGATCCTGCGCCGCATCTCCGGCGGCAACGACATCCCCATCTCGCCCGTCGCCACGCCGGAGGAGATCCTCCAGGCGCGGCAGGTGATCGCGGGGCTGTACCTGGACGACAAGATCGCGGACTACATCGTGGACCTGGTGAGCGCCACGCGCGACCCCAAGGCGCACGGCGCGGCCGAGCTGGCGCCGCTCATCGAGTTCGGCGGGTCGCCGCGCGCCACCATCGCCCTCGCGGTCTGCGCGCGGGCCCATGCGTTCCTGCGCGGCCGCACCTACGTGGCGCCGGAGGACGTGAAAGCCATCGGGCCCGACGTGCTGCGCCACCGCGTGGTCACCACGTACGAGGCCGAGGCGGAAGAGATCACGTCGGACGACGTGGTGGCGCGCATCTTCGAGCTGGTCCCGGTGCCCTGA